AATTATGGTATTCCTATCAATCAGCTCGCTTTTGCGGGAAATGCTTATACGCTATCTATACAGATTATCATTATGATGATGCAATCGCTTATTCCGAACACCTATGGCATTTATAGCGTCAATGCACATAAGGCTAACTGGCGTGACACACTGAGAGTGATCCTTTCCATGCCAGTCATCTACGTCATTCCTATTGCGTTAATGATGCGTGGATTACATGTTCCAATGCCGGAATTTCTAAGCTTAAGCATTGGATACCTGTCACATGCATTTATCGGAACAGCATTATTCACTCTTGGTGTGCAGCTGGGCAGTATGAAAGGCGGGATCAGTCGGAAGCTTGCAATGGATGTCGGTATTGCTTCCGCTTTACGCCTCCTTGCGGGCCCTTTGCTTGCATGGGGTGTAGTCCTTATGCTCGACTTGGATAAAATGCTGGCTGCCGCGCTAATTGTCTCATCTGCTGTGCCGACATCGTTATCTAGCGTTTTGCTAGCTGTCGAGTTTGATAATGAACAGGATTTCTCCTCTCAAACTGTGCTTGTCACGACGGCATTGAGCATTGTAACCGTTACGGCTGTTATTTACTTGTTGCGAATATGAACGTTACACTAGGTCGCTCTTCTATGGGGGCGGCTTTTTGTTTACAAAGAAAAGTGCATATAAGAGTAGACTCACAGTTAAATTATAAGGGATATTCATGCCTTGGAGATAAGCTCACTTATAGTCAACAGTGTTAAAATAGCTTTAGATAAATCTCTTACTAAGAAGG
This portion of the Cohnella abietis genome encodes:
- a CDS encoding AEC family transporter; its protein translation is MDIFVHILLNNILPLSIIIGLGIVLHKIFNLDIKTLSKMNFYLFSPAIMFELLYGTAISLQLFGTVMLFFVLFMLAQYLLLEIVIRLRKYEGGKRAAMRNSVLFYNSANYGIPINQLAFAGNAYTLSIQIIIMMMQSLIPNTYGIYSVNAHKANWRDTLRVILSMPVIYVIPIALMMRGLHVPMPEFLSLSIGYLSHAFIGTALFTLGVQLGSMKGGISRKLAMDVGIASALRLLAGPLLAWGVVLMLDLDKMLAAALIVSSAVPTSLSSVLLAVEFDNEQDFSSQTVLVTTALSIVTVTAVIYLLRI